From a single Cupriavidus taiwanensis LMG 19424 genomic region:
- a CDS encoding helix-turn-helix transcriptional regulator: MSRRADRLFQIVQVLRGRRLTTAALLAQRLGVSERTVYRDIQALSLSGVPVEGEAGIGYRLRADFDVPPLMFTAMEVEALVAGLRLLKAWGGGALAAAADPALEKLMAALPPLRRLAAQQSRVFAPEYVNQAHVREAFDVVHGALGAHKLLQLDYCDVQQRLTERVVMPLGLFFWGNAWLLATWCTTREDYRSFRLDRCRAIRMLDDHFHETPERSLNGFLRAVRASSA; encoded by the coding sequence ATGAGCCGCCGCGCCGACCGCCTGTTCCAGATCGTGCAGGTGCTGCGCGGCCGCCGCCTGACCACGGCGGCGCTGCTGGCGCAGCGGCTCGGGGTCTCGGAACGCACCGTCTACCGTGATATCCAGGCGCTGTCGCTGTCAGGCGTGCCGGTCGAGGGCGAGGCCGGCATCGGCTACCGCCTGCGCGCCGACTTCGACGTTCCGCCGCTGATGTTCACCGCCATGGAAGTGGAAGCGCTGGTCGCCGGCTTGCGGCTGCTGAAGGCCTGGGGCGGCGGCGCGCTCGCCGCCGCGGCAGATCCGGCGCTGGAGAAGCTGATGGCGGCGCTGCCGCCGCTGCGCCGGCTGGCGGCGCAGCAAAGCCGCGTGTTCGCGCCCGAGTACGTCAACCAGGCGCATGTGCGCGAGGCCTTCGACGTGGTCCACGGCGCGCTGGGCGCGCACAAGCTGCTGCAGCTGGACTACTGCGACGTGCAGCAGCGCCTCACCGAGCGCGTGGTGATGCCGCTGGGGCTGTTCTTCTGGGGCAATGCGTGGCTGCTGGCGACGTGGTGCACCACGCGCGAGGACTACCGCAGCTTCCGGCTGGACCGCTGCCGCGCCATCCGCATGCTCGACGACCATTTCCATGAGACCCCGGAGCGTTCGCTCAACGGTTTCCTGCGCGCGGTGCGCGCCAGCAGCGCCTGA
- a CDS encoding type IV pilus twitching motility protein PilT, protein MDIAQLLAFAVKNKASDLHLSADMPPMVRIHGDMRRINVASMTHKDVHAMVYDIMSDTQRKAYEERLEIDFSFEIAGLSRFRVNAYNTQRGAAAVFRTIPSKVLTLEELRAPAVFADLCMKPRGLVLVTGPTGSGKSTTLAAMVDHRNENDMGHILTVEDPIEFVHSSKKSLINQRELGPHTHSFANALRSALREDPDVILVGELRDLETIRLALTAAETGHLVFGTLHTSSAAKTIDRVVDVFPPEEKDMVRTMLSESLEAVISQTLLKTRDGNGRTAAHEIMIATPAIRHLVRENKIAQMYSMMQTSSGLGMQTLDQCLSDLIKRSVISYNDARAIAKNPDAFMG, encoded by the coding sequence ATGGACATCGCGCAGCTATTGGCTTTCGCCGTCAAGAACAAGGCGTCCGATCTTCATCTGTCCGCGGACATGCCGCCGATGGTGCGTATCCATGGCGACATGCGGCGCATCAACGTCGCCTCGATGACGCACAAGGATGTCCACGCCATGGTGTACGACATCATGAGCGACACCCAGCGCAAGGCCTACGAGGAACGCCTCGAAATCGATTTCTCGTTCGAGATCGCCGGCCTGTCGCGCTTCCGCGTCAATGCCTATAACACCCAGCGCGGCGCGGCCGCGGTGTTCCGTACCATTCCGTCCAAGGTGCTCACGCTGGAAGAGCTGCGCGCGCCGGCGGTATTTGCCGACCTGTGCATGAAGCCGCGCGGGCTGGTGCTGGTGACGGGCCCCACCGGCTCGGGCAAGTCCACCACGCTGGCGGCGATGGTCGACCATCGCAATGAAAACGACATGGGCCACATCCTCACGGTGGAGGACCCGATCGAATTCGTGCACAGCTCCAAGAAGAGCCTGATCAACCAGCGCGAGCTGGGGCCGCATACGCACTCGTTTGCCAACGCCCTGCGCTCGGCGCTGCGCGAAGACCCCGACGTGATTCTGGTGGGTGAGCTGCGCGACCTCGAAACCATCCGCCTGGCGCTGACCGCGGCCGAGACCGGCCACCTGGTCTTCGGCACGCTGCACACCAGCTCGGCGGCCAAGACCATCGACCGCGTGGTCGACGTGTTTCCGCCCGAAGAGAAGGACATGGTGCGCACCATGCTGTCCGAATCGCTCGAAGCGGTGATCTCGCAGACGCTGCTGAAGACCCGCGACGGCAACGGCCGCACCGCCGCGCACGAGATCATGATCGCCACGCCCGCGATCCGCCACCTGGTCCGCGAAAACAAGATCGCGCAGATGTACTCGATGATGCAGACCAGCAGCGGGCTGGGCATGCAGACGCTGGACCAGTGCCTGTCGGACCTGATCAAGCGCAGCGTCATCAGCTACAACGACGCCCGCGCGATTGCCAAGAACCCGGACGCGTTCATGGGCTGA
- a CDS encoding catalase: protein MSKKDTLTTAAGAPVADNQNSQTAGPRGPMLLQDVWFLEKLAHFDREVIPERRVHAKGSGAYGTLRITHDITKYTKASVFAGIGKETPLFIRFSTVAGERGAADAERDVRGFSIKFYTDEGNWDLVGNNTPVFFVRDPLKFPDFIHTQKRNPRTNLRDPIAVWDFWSRHPESLHQVTILMSDRGLPQNYRQMHGFGSHTYSFINASNERFYVKFHFKSQQGVENWTNEEAAKVVANDRESAQRDLFDNIERGNFPRWNLRVQVMPEAEAAKYHINPFDLTKVWPHKDYPLIDVGVVELNRNPDNYFAEVEQVAMNPANIVPGIGFSPDKMLQGRLFSYGDTQRYRLGINHAQIPVNAPKCPFHNSFHRDGAMRVDGNQGGKLNYEPNRESAYAASERAIEPPLALDGAADRWDHRVDTDYYSQPGALFRLFDEGQRQRLFANIAAAMQGVPEEIVRVQLEHFTRADPAYGEGVKRALNLQ, encoded by the coding sequence ATGAGCAAGAAGGACACCCTTACCACTGCCGCCGGCGCACCGGTCGCCGATAACCAGAACTCGCAGACCGCCGGCCCGCGCGGCCCGATGCTGCTGCAGGACGTCTGGTTCCTCGAAAAGCTGGCCCATTTCGATCGCGAAGTCATTCCCGAGCGCCGCGTGCACGCCAAGGGCTCCGGCGCCTACGGCACGCTGCGCATCACCCACGACATCACGAAGTACACCAAGGCCTCGGTGTTTGCCGGGATCGGCAAGGAAACGCCGCTGTTCATCCGCTTCTCCACCGTTGCCGGCGAGCGCGGCGCGGCCGACGCCGAGCGCGACGTGCGCGGCTTCTCGATCAAGTTCTATACCGACGAAGGCAACTGGGACCTGGTCGGCAACAACACGCCGGTGTTCTTCGTGCGCGACCCGCTGAAGTTCCCAGACTTCATCCACACGCAGAAGCGCAACCCGCGCACCAACCTGCGCGACCCGATCGCGGTGTGGGACTTCTGGTCGCGCCATCCAGAGTCGCTGCACCAGGTCACCATCCTGATGAGCGACCGCGGCCTGCCGCAGAACTACCGGCAGATGCACGGCTTCGGCTCGCACACGTACTCGTTCATCAACGCCAGTAACGAGCGCTTCTACGTCAAGTTCCACTTCAAGTCGCAGCAGGGCGTGGAAAACTGGACCAATGAGGAAGCGGCCAAAGTGGTGGCCAACGACCGCGAGAGCGCGCAGCGCGACCTATTCGACAATATCGAGCGCGGCAACTTCCCGCGCTGGAACCTGCGCGTGCAGGTCATGCCGGAGGCCGAGGCGGCCAAATACCACATCAACCCGTTCGACCTGACCAAGGTCTGGCCGCACAAGGACTACCCGCTGATCGACGTGGGCGTGGTCGAGCTCAACCGCAACCCCGACAACTATTTTGCCGAGGTCGAGCAGGTGGCGATGAACCCGGCCAACATCGTGCCCGGCATCGGCTTCTCGCCCGACAAGATGCTGCAGGGGCGGCTGTTCTCGTATGGCGACACGCAGCGCTACCGCCTGGGCATCAACCACGCCCAGATCCCGGTCAATGCGCCGAAATGCCCGTTCCACAACAGCTTCCACCGTGACGGCGCGATGCGCGTGGACGGCAACCAGGGCGGCAAGCTCAACTACGAGCCCAACCGCGAAAGCGCCTACGCCGCCAGCGAGCGCGCGATCGAGCCGCCGCTGGCACTGGATGGCGCCGCCGACCGCTGGGACCACCGCGTCGACACCGACTACTACAGCCAGCCCGGCGCGCTGTTCCGCCTGTTCGACGAGGGCCAGCGCCAGCGCCTGTTCGCCAATATCGCGGCGGCGATGCAGGGCGTGCCCGAGGAGATCGTGCGGGTCCAGCTGGAGCATTTCACCCGGGCCGACCCGGCCTACGGCGAGGGCGTGAAGCGCGCGCTCAACCTGCAATAA
- a CDS encoding PilT/PilU family type 4a pilus ATPase has protein sequence MLDRESAAKYINDLLELMVSNRGSDLFITSDFPPAIKVDGKITPVSQQPLNPTQALGLVRSVMNERQVQDFDTSRECNFAISAPKAGRFRVSAFIQQGKAGMVVRTINTRIPSVADLDLPPTLHDVVMAKRGLVIVTGATGSGKSTTLAAMLDHRNAHSYGHIITIEDPIEYVHAHQNCIVTQREVGIDTESWHVALKNTLRQAPDVILIGEIRDRETMEYAMQYAETGHLCLATLHANNANQAIDRVVNFFPEEKRQQLLIDLSLNLKAMISQRLLPRAGRKGRVPAVEIMIGTPLVADLIFRGEIHELKEVIKKSREQGMISFDQALFDLYEEGKITYEDALRNADSLNDLRLMIKLHSARAKDSDLGAGTEHLNVI, from the coding sequence ATGCTCGACCGCGAATCCGCCGCCAAGTACATCAACGACCTGCTCGAGCTGATGGTCAGCAACCGCGGCTCGGACCTGTTCATCACCTCAGATTTTCCGCCGGCGATCAAGGTCGACGGCAAGATCACGCCGGTGTCGCAGCAGCCGCTGAACCCGACCCAGGCGCTGGGCCTGGTGCGCTCGGTGATGAACGAGCGCCAGGTGCAGGACTTCGACACCAGCCGCGAATGCAACTTTGCCATCAGCGCGCCCAAGGCCGGGCGCTTCCGCGTGTCGGCCTTTATCCAGCAGGGCAAGGCCGGCATGGTGGTGCGCACCATCAATACGCGCATCCCGTCGGTGGCCGACCTGGACCTGCCGCCGACCCTGCATGACGTGGTCATGGCCAAGCGCGGGCTGGTGATCGTGACCGGGGCAACCGGCTCGGGCAAGTCGACCACGCTGGCGGCGATGCTGGACCACCGCAACGCGCATTCCTACGGCCACATCATCACCATCGAGGATCCGATCGAGTACGTGCACGCGCACCAGAACTGCATCGTCACGCAGCGCGAGGTCGGCATCGATACCGAGTCCTGGCACGTGGCGCTGAAGAACACGCTGCGCCAGGCGCCCGACGTGATCCTGATCGGCGAGATCCGCGACCGCGAGACCATGGAGTACGCGATGCAGTACGCCGAGACCGGCCACCTGTGCCTGGCCACGCTGCACGCCAACAATGCCAACCAGGCGATCGACCGCGTGGTCAACTTTTTCCCCGAGGAGAAGCGCCAGCAGCTGCTGATCGACCTGTCGCTGAACCTCAAGGCGATGATCTCCCAGCGGCTCCTGCCGCGCGCCGGCCGCAAGGGACGCGTACCGGCGGTGGAAATCATGATCGGCACGCCGCTGGTGGCCGACCTGATCTTCAGGGGCGAGATCCATGAACTCAAGGAAGTCATCAAGAAGTCGCGCGAGCAGGGCATGATCTCGTTCGACCAGGCGCTGTTCGACCTGTACGAGGAAGGCAAGATCACCTACGAGGACGCGCTGCGCAATGCCGATTCGCTCAACGACCTGCGCCTGATGATCAAGCTGCACAGCGCGCGGGCCAAGGACTCGGACCTGGGTGCCGGCACCGAGCATCTCAACGTCATCTGA
- a CDS encoding VOC family protein, with protein MNQRLINWLEIPVVDMNRAVGFYEQVFDIRLRRETMSQVDMAVFPHPDPGGALVAGEGYRPSNYYGTVPYLHAPELDALLERATRAGGKTVFGPLRLPGEIGRIAHITDSEGNRIGLHEPVAG; from the coding sequence ATGAACCAACGCCTGATCAACTGGCTGGAAATCCCCGTCGTCGACATGAACCGCGCCGTCGGCTTCTACGAGCAGGTCTTCGATATCCGGCTGCGCCGCGAAACCATGAGCCAGGTCGACATGGCCGTATTCCCGCATCCCGATCCCGGCGGCGCGCTGGTCGCCGGCGAAGGCTACCGGCCCAGCAACTACTACGGCACGGTACCGTACCTGCACGCGCCGGAACTCGACGCGCTGCTGGAACGCGCCACCCGCGCCGGCGGCAAGACCGTGTTCGGGCCGCTGCGCCTGCCGGGCGAGATCGGCCGCATCGCGCATATCACCGACAGCGAGGGCAACCGCATCGGCCTGCACGAACCGGTGGCCGGATGA
- the proC gene encoding pyrroline-5-carboxylate reductase: MLDTLTFGFLGGGNMASALIGGLIARGVPAGAIRVVDPFPEAQQRLARDLGVHAAGAPDAAFGASDVLVLAVKPQQFRDAAAQLLPHLPADGPGNLVISVAAGIRLQDMQRWLGGRNRVVRAMPNTPALSGMGMTGLAAPAGLSVEDRAIASAVAEAVGKCVWVDGDDQIDAVTAISGSGPAYVFYFIEAMQRAATELGLSAEQGRELAVETFRGAATLAGQSPEPVATLRERVTSKGGTTYAALTAMEASGIGDAFVRAMHAAAARGKEMGAEFGKD, translated from the coding sequence ATGCTCGACACCCTCACCTTTGGCTTTCTTGGCGGCGGCAATATGGCTTCCGCACTGATCGGCGGCCTGATCGCCCGCGGCGTGCCCGCCGGCGCGATCCGCGTGGTCGACCCGTTTCCGGAAGCGCAGCAGCGCCTGGCGCGCGACCTCGGCGTGCATGCGGCCGGGGCGCCGGATGCCGCCTTCGGCGCCAGCGATGTGCTGGTGCTGGCGGTCAAGCCGCAGCAGTTCCGCGACGCCGCGGCGCAATTGCTGCCGCACCTGCCGGCCGATGGCCCGGGCAACCTGGTGATCAGCGTGGCCGCCGGCATCCGGCTGCAGGACATGCAGCGCTGGCTCGGCGGGCGCAACCGCGTGGTGCGCGCGATGCCGAATACGCCGGCGCTGTCGGGCATGGGCATGACCGGGCTGGCCGCACCGGCCGGGCTGTCGGTCGAAGACCGGGCCATTGCCAGCGCCGTGGCGGAAGCCGTCGGCAAGTGCGTGTGGGTGGATGGGGATGACCAGATCGACGCCGTCACCGCGATTTCCGGCAGCGGCCCGGCCTATGTGTTCTATTTCATCGAAGCCATGCAGCGCGCCGCCACCGAACTGGGGCTGAGCGCAGAACAGGGACGCGAACTCGCCGTGGAGACCTTCCGCGGCGCGGCTACATTGGCAGGGCAATCGCCCGAACCGGTGGCGACGCTGCGCGAGCGCGTGACGTCGAAGGGCGGCACCACCTATGCGGCGCTGACCGCGATGGAGGCCTCCGGCATCGGCGATGCCTTCGTGCGCGCGATGCACGCGGCCGCGGCACGCGGCAAGGAGATGGGGGCGGAGTTCGGGAAGGATTGA
- a CDS encoding Dps family protein encodes MAKKNEMSVNIGISDKDRKKIAEGLSKLLADTYTLYLKTHNFHWNVTGPMFNTLHLMFETQYNELALAVDSIAERIRALGYPAPGTYKEYARLSSIAEEEGVPEATEMIRKLVEGQEAVVRTARSIFPVIDAAGDEPSADLLTQRMQTHEKTAWMLRSMLA; translated from the coding sequence ATGGCAAAGAAGAACGAGATGAGCGTGAATATCGGTATTTCCGACAAGGACCGCAAGAAGATCGCGGAAGGGCTGTCCAAGCTGCTGGCGGACACTTATACCCTCTACCTCAAGACCCACAACTTCCACTGGAACGTGACGGGTCCGATGTTCAATACGCTGCATCTGATGTTCGAGACCCAGTACAACGAACTGGCGCTGGCCGTGGACTCGATCGCCGAGCGTATCCGCGCGCTGGGTTACCCGGCCCCAGGCACGTACAAGGAATACGCGCGGCTGTCGTCGATTGCCGAGGAAGAAGGCGTGCCCGAGGCCACCGAGATGATCCGCAAGCTGGTCGAAGGCCAGGAAGCCGTGGTGCGCACCGCGCGCTCGATCTTCCCGGTGATCGATGCGGCCGGCGACGAGCCCTCGGCCGACCTGCTGACCCAGCGCATGCAGACGCATGAAAAGACCGCGTGGATGCTGCGCTCGATGCTGGCCTGA
- a CDS encoding glutathione peroxidase, whose translation MSNVYQFEASSLAGQPVPLSQFQGKVMLVVNTASECGFTPQYEGLQKLYDEYHGRGLEVLGFPCNQFGKQEPGDAQQIGQFCETRFAVRFPMFAKIDVNGPNAHPLYQWLTTEKRGVLGTQGIKWNFTKFLLRRDGTVFKRYAPTTKPEELRADIERLLSDPAA comes from the coding sequence ATGAGCAATGTCTACCAGTTCGAAGCCAGTTCGCTCGCCGGCCAGCCGGTGCCGCTGTCGCAGTTCCAGGGCAAGGTGATGCTGGTGGTCAATACCGCCAGCGAATGCGGCTTTACCCCGCAGTACGAGGGCCTGCAGAAACTCTATGACGAGTACCACGGGCGCGGCCTGGAGGTGCTGGGCTTCCCGTGCAACCAGTTCGGCAAGCAGGAGCCGGGCGATGCGCAGCAGATCGGCCAGTTCTGCGAGACGCGTTTCGCGGTGCGCTTCCCGATGTTCGCCAAGATCGACGTCAACGGCCCCAACGCCCATCCGCTGTACCAGTGGCTGACCACCGAAAAGCGTGGCGTGCTCGGTACCCAGGGCATCAAGTGGAACTTCACCAAGTTCCTGCTGCGCCGCGACGGCACCGTGTTCAAGCGCTACGCGCCGACCACCAAGCCGGAAGAGCTGCGCGCCGATATCGAGCGGCTGCTGTCCGACCCCGCTGCCTGA
- the ubiA gene encoding 4-hydroxybenzoate octaprenyltransferase codes for MLERLALYARLVRIDKPIGTLLLLWPTLWAMWMAADGPPRWSLFWIFVAGTFLMRSAGCAINDWADRDFDKHVKRTRERPLTAGKIAAWEALAVAAVLALVAFALVLPLNALTKWLAVVAAVVAGTYPFFKRFFAIPQAYLGIAFGFGIPMAFAAIQDQVPPVAWLMLLANVFWAVAYDTAYAMVDRDDDLLIGMKTSAITFGRFDVAAIMLCYAAFFALMAWAGVLLGLGWPYWVGLLAAIGCAGYHYTLIRERDRMRCFAAFRHNNWLGACMFAGTALAYAVR; via the coding sequence ATGCTTGAACGCCTTGCCCTCTACGCGCGCCTGGTGCGCATCGACAAGCCCATCGGCACGCTGCTGCTGCTGTGGCCGACGCTGTGGGCCATGTGGATGGCGGCCGACGGGCCGCCGCGCTGGAGCCTGTTCTGGATCTTCGTCGCCGGTACCTTCCTGATGCGCTCGGCCGGCTGCGCCATCAACGACTGGGCCGACCGCGACTTCGACAAGCACGTCAAGCGCACCCGCGAGCGGCCGCTGACCGCGGGCAAGATCGCCGCATGGGAGGCGCTGGCGGTGGCCGCCGTGCTGGCGCTGGTGGCGTTTGCGCTGGTGCTGCCGCTGAATGCGCTGACCAAGTGGCTAGCGGTGGTGGCGGCGGTGGTGGCGGGCACGTACCCGTTCTTCAAGCGCTTCTTTGCGATTCCGCAGGCCTACCTGGGGATCGCGTTCGGCTTCGGCATCCCGATGGCATTCGCGGCGATCCAGGACCAGGTGCCGCCGGTGGCCTGGCTGATGCTGCTGGCCAATGTGTTCTGGGCGGTGGCGTATGACACCGCCTACGCGATGGTCGATCGCGACGACGACCTGCTGATCGGCATGAAGACTTCGGCCATCACCTTTGGCCGCTTCGATGTGGCGGCGATCATGCTGTGCTACGCCGCGTTCTTTGCGCTGATGGCGTGGGCGGGCGTGCTGCTCGGATTGGGATGGCCGTACTGGGTGGGGCTGCTTGCCGCGATCGGCTGTGCCGGCTACCACTACACGCTGATCCGCGAGCGCGACCGGATGCGGTGCTTCGCCGCGTTCCGGCACAACAACTGGCTGGGGGCTTGCATGTTTGCGGGGACGGCGCTGGCGTATGCGGTGCGGTGA
- a CDS encoding LysR substrate-binding domain-containing protein produces MTLTELKYIVAVARERHFGRAAEACFVSQPTLSVAIKKLEDELNVQIFERGTSEVSVTSVGEQIVAQAQRVLEQTMAIREIAKQGKDPLAGPLRVGVIYTIGPYLLPSLVKQMIDTVPQMPLMLQENYTHKLIELLKQGEIDCAVMAEPFPDSGLTVRPLYDEPFVVAVPRGHQLAQTQAVDPEELKQQTMLLLGSGHCFRDHVLGVCPELSRFSQAADGIQKTFEGSSLETIRHMVASGVGITVLPRTSVPDLKAKGDMLSYVPFAEPVPDRRVVLAWRKSFTRLPAMEALANAVAACDLPGVRKLDAKELAEAA; encoded by the coding sequence ATGACGCTCACTGAACTCAAGTACATCGTCGCCGTGGCGCGCGAGCGCCATTTCGGCCGGGCCGCGGAAGCCTGCTTCGTCTCGCAGCCGACGCTGTCGGTCGCCATCAAGAAGCTGGAAGACGAACTCAACGTGCAGATCTTCGAGCGCGGCACCTCCGAGGTGTCGGTGACGTCGGTCGGCGAGCAGATCGTGGCGCAGGCCCAGCGTGTGCTGGAGCAGACCATGGCCATCCGCGAGATCGCCAAGCAGGGCAAGGACCCGCTGGCGGGACCGCTGCGCGTCGGCGTGATCTACACCATCGGGCCGTACCTGCTGCCGTCGCTGGTCAAGCAGATGATCGACACCGTGCCGCAGATGCCGCTGATGCTGCAGGAGAACTACACCCACAAGCTGATCGAGCTGCTCAAGCAGGGCGAGATCGATTGCGCGGTGATGGCCGAGCCGTTCCCCGATTCCGGGCTGACGGTGCGCCCGCTCTATGACGAACCCTTTGTCGTGGCCGTGCCGCGCGGCCACCAGCTGGCCCAGACGCAAGCGGTCGACCCCGAGGAACTGAAGCAGCAGACCATGCTGCTGCTGGGCAGCGGCCACTGCTTCCGCGACCACGTGCTGGGCGTGTGCCCCGAGCTGTCGCGCTTTTCGCAGGCGGCCGACGGCATCCAGAAGACCTTCGAGGGCTCGTCGCTCGAGACCATACGCCATATGGTGGCCAGCGGTGTCGGCATCACCGTGCTGCCGCGCACCTCGGTGCCCGACCTGAAAGCCAAGGGCGACATGCTGTCGTACGTCCCGTTTGCCGAACCCGTGCCTGACCGGCGCGTGGTGCTGGCGTGGCGCAAGAGCTTTACCCGGCTGCCGGCGATGGAAGCGCTGGCCAACGCCGTCGCCGCCTGCGACCTGCCCGGCGTGCGCAAGCTCGACGCCAAGGAACTGGCCGAAGCCGCCTGA
- a CDS encoding YggS family pyridoxal phosphate-dependent enzyme codes for MSVIAANLQAVRQGIAAAAQQAGRQPADVALLAVSKTVSPDRIRAAYAAGQLAFGENYVQEGLDKIAALADLRGRLQWHFIGPLQSNKTRPVAEHFDWVHSIERLRIAERLSAQRPAGMTPLQVCIQVNISGEASKSGVAPAEVPALAHAVAALPGLRLRGLMAIPEPADDPAAQRRPFAAMRAMLQALRADGLDLDTLSMGMSGDMEAAIAEGATLVRIGTAIFGARG; via the coding sequence ATGTCTGTGATTGCCGCCAACTTGCAAGCCGTGCGCCAGGGCATTGCGGCGGCAGCACAACAGGCCGGCAGGCAACCCGCGGACGTCGCCCTGCTGGCCGTTTCCAAGACTGTTTCCCCCGACCGCATAAGGGCCGCATACGCCGCCGGACAACTCGCTTTCGGCGAAAACTACGTCCAGGAAGGCCTCGACAAGATCGCCGCGCTGGCCGACCTGCGTGGCCGGCTGCAATGGCATTTCATCGGCCCGCTGCAAAGCAACAAGACGCGGCCGGTGGCGGAACATTTCGACTGGGTGCATTCCATCGAGCGGCTCAGGATCGCCGAGCGGCTGTCGGCGCAGCGCCCGGCCGGCATGACGCCGCTGCAGGTCTGCATCCAGGTCAATATCAGCGGCGAAGCCAGCAAGAGCGGCGTCGCCCCGGCGGAGGTGCCCGCGCTCGCGCATGCGGTCGCGGCCCTGCCCGGCCTGCGGCTGCGCGGGCTGATGGCAATTCCCGAACCCGCCGACGATCCCGCCGCGCAACGCCGCCCGTTCGCCGCCATGCGCGCCATGCTGCAGGCGCTGCGCGCCGACGGCCTGGATCTCGACACGCTGTCGATGGGCATGTCGGGCGACATGGAGGCCGCCATCGCCGAGGGCGCGACCCTGGTGCGGATCGGCACCGCCATCTTCGGCGCGCGCGGCTGA